The genomic segment ttttgtttcttttctttcttcttcttctttttttttttttggtcagggtaAGAGATGAggacctagttttttttttttttcctgtggtggaTAGAGCATGAAAGTCTAATAGTTAGTGAAAGTATACCAATCCCAAGCAAAGCTCCATGCCTTCAGAATAACTCTTCTAATTACATAGAGGTTCACTGAGATGTATGGACTTTGGGTCTAGGCATGTGCTTGTTTGAGTAGCTGAATtaatatagctttttttttttttttaaatttgctagTTCTTTAAGTGGGCGCTTAAgtgttctgtgtttgttttactCAGAAATCTAAAAATCATTGATTTTAGGAACCAGgataaattctgtttttgttttctggaaatatgACTAAGATAGCACATGTTTTATAGTGATTctcagtgatttattttttataatataaagAGCATGTGTGCAAAGTTACATATAGGAGCATGGAGGGGTCAGGGGCAGCTGCATCATGGAAAAGCTTACCCAGCATAGCTGATGACTCATGGAAGCTCATCTCTGGAGTTCCCTGCACATTTAGTGGGTACCTTAGCCAAAGAGTGTCAGCTCTGCAACAGTTTTTTGCTGCTTATGTAACTGTGGGAAGGGCCTGAATCTTGTGATTTTCTGAGTCTTGTGAATTTCATTAGCTGCCTAAATCTTTTGAGCCTCCTCTCCCATCTAGGAAGGAATGTatcaattcagaggaaatagctGCACAACAGAGTGTACCAAACCCTGAGTGAATAGCAATAATTCTAGTATTTTTTCTGTATATTAATGATGTTTATGTTGTTTATAACCTAAAGGTTCAtaattgtgatttctttttttcatcctATTTATTCTTAAATTTATACTTAATTTATTAAGTGTTTCTCAAACTGTTCAAACTGTATGCCCCATAAAACCTAGGCTTTTTGCTGATCACTAGATTCTCCCCACTCCTCTTTAAAACAGAGGGTGGGTTGTATTGATTGTCTTGCAATGCTTGCagtattcataattaagaacTTGTGAATTGGGCTAGTTTCTCCTTTCCCTAGAACTCTTAACTGGCCTGCTTAGGAAATAATTTTGTATGGGTCTTATTAACATCCTACACTGACCAGCTTTTATAAGTCATTTAGATTAATGTGGTAAATAAATGCTAAAATAGGTTGGTTAGTAGGACTTTTCAAAGCACAAAATATTAAATAACCTTACAGGCAagctgtaccttttttttttttttactttgtagaaaatttcaaaatagtaTAAGGAATTAAGAAAAATTCCTCTCAATATTTCCACTTGGAAACTATTGTTATATGAGGGTTTGACTATTGTAACACATGGTTGTAGCACTGTACTCTGAGTTGGGAGACTGGACTTCTCCGAGTTCTAAACTTAGCAGTGACCTGCTGCTGTATAACGTTGTATGAGTCACTTCTTCCCTAAGAGTGTCTTTTCATCTGGAAAGAGAAGTAATAATATATTGTACCATTGTGTAATGAATGATGTGTTTGAAATTTCTCACTACTTAGTAGTTGTAAACCACTAAttgtcataaaaatgaaaaaaaatcatcagttgttcctaaataaaaagacagataagTATGTTTACTTTTACAGCTACAGAGGTGACAACAGAAATACCAGCTTGAGAACTTGGGATAAAAATGATTTCCGACCTCAGTATAAAACAGCAAGCTCAGCAGCAAATAGTGAATTCAGTTCTTCTTCAGTGGATCTGGGAGCTCAACGACAGAAACAGTCAGGAACACCTGAATTTCCTCACTTGCATGGAAACAGGGAAACTGAAGTACTCAGACAAACATGTTTCTCCAAAGTGCCTGGCCCTATAGTGAAAGGCCCAGACAGAGCCAGTGCACTGCAGGCATTTAAGCCCCGTTTTCAACAAAACCAGTTTAAGAAAACAGTGTTGGGTGACACTCCAGGAGAAAACACTCTGAAGGTAAACAGTTAAATATTAATGAATGGCTTATTTACATGTTAAAACATGTGTAGTAAGTATACATACATGGTGTATGCAGATTCACATAAATAGCCAGTTTTTGGCTTTATGAACCTTACTGTCTTTGTTGTAGTTATTTTACTTCATCACTGAACTCTGCCATTATAACTTGGAAGCAGCCACAGACTTCATTAATGAATGAGCATGGCTGTGGTCCAATAAAAGTTGACAAAAACAGTGGGTTAGATTTGGAGTGTAGGCCATAGTTCACTGACTTCTGCTTTACAACCTGGTCCTGTTCTGCCTTTTCTGCCTTCTGCACCGTATTACAAAGTGCTGTTCATCCTGAACTCTTCACACTGGAATAAATATGGTGTATACTATGATACCTCTCAGCTTTGAATTGTGTTCTTCTAGAGAACATATACCTTTTCCTCAGCTGCACTTCTAATTGTTCTTTGAAATGCTTTCTTTGGATGTGTAGGTTatcttctctctcactcctttTCCCGAGGCCCAATAGATTGTTCCCGTGTGCATTTTGTGTTCTGGTGGGCTGCATTTCCCTACCTGGTGCCTCACCCTGGGATCCTTTCTTTGCTGGCTTCAACTAGAGATCAGTCAATGGGTGGTTACTGGGAGGATGTCCAAGTGGGGGAGAGGTGGAGGTTTTGTTTTCTCCCTACTTCAATATCATATCACTAGCAATGTCTGTGTCCCTCCATGAGCCTAGATTTCATGGTCttggtcattttatttttctccctttgcctttTCAACATTTTACTGTTGTTAGCGTTTGGATGCTTAAGTGCTCTATACTTGTTTTGACCATAATCTGAACATTTTGTGTTCAGTAAGCAATTAGGGTcaattctgttttcctttatttcctgGAAATATGACTAAGAGAGCATGTTTTATAGTGACTCTCAATGTTATGCTACCTTGTACACAGGATGATATGTCATTGTCACCCTAGTAACAGTTGCTCACTGTGGCAGTCAACTTGAAGgaggcatatttatttatttatttatttatttggtttttcgagacagggtttctctgtgtagctttgcgcctttcctggaactcacttggtagcccaggctggcctcgaactcacagagatccacctggctctgcctcccgagtgctgggattaaaggcgtgcgccaccaccgcccggctaaaggaGGCATATTTAAATCCTGTTTAGGATGGTGAAGATTGGGACACTTTGAAAAAAGTTTCAACAGTGTTCTTTACAACCCTCACCCCCAGAAAGAAAATTGTGCCCCTACCCTTGAAAGTTAGCATCGTTTTTGcttgttatttctttgttttaagacagagtctcactatgtttcCCTGAACTCCCTATGTACATtaagctggcctaaaactcacagagctcctcctgtctctgcctccaaagtgcttggattaaaatctgtattttcagatcttcaaacaaacaaacacacacacacacacacacacccataaagtATGGGGCTGaagtgatggttcagtggttaagagcactggccacacTTCTGAAGGacttgggttctgttcccagcacccatatgatggctcacaaccttctgaaactccagttctgggggatctgactccgttttctgacttctgtgggtaccaggaataCCTATATGTACACATAAGCaaaacatgtggaggtcagagggcatttgtgtggaggtcaggagatcagagggcatctgtgtggaggtcagaggacaactttgtagagtttttctcttttcatcttttcatacattctggggatcaaactcaggtcatcaggcttacatGGCAAGTGCTTCACCCAGTGGGCCATCTCTCTTGCCTCATAGTTCTCTTCTTATTTTAAGTACATTCTGGTTTTCACACTATAATGCAGTGCAATGTAATGCTGGCTTTAATTTGGGAATTTAATTGCATTGAAACTTTTAATAGTTCTTTTTACACattatacacatttatttattataaggaCCTAGACTCTACATAGTTCAAAAAgtataatgaataaaatgaaacacTTTTCTAATGCAatgcttttttcccccaaaggaaGCCCCCTTGCGTCAGTTAAAGGAAAAGGataattctttaagaattattTCTGCAGTCATTGAAAGCATGAGGTATTGGCGTGCACAAGTGCAGAAAACTGTACTTCTTTTTGAAATATTGGGTAGGTATAATATTTCAAGAATACTTCAGTAATGTATTTGGATGTTTTTAATGCAATTAGGAATACTTAGGGTATCATGAAGAATAACACAAATTGGATAAGGAGATTATGTTTATTCGGGGAAACGTAGGCTGGCTTCAAAATAACAGGTGTCTACTACCAGTACTCAGGAAATTTTTATTAAGTGATTGAATAACAACACCCTTTGATAAAAATTTCTGGTGCTAAATGTGAATTAAGACTTATATTTATTGATGAAGAAACAGCTTtgagaaatgaacaattttatcAAGGAGAAGGAGATAagatgtagattaaaaaatataaacttgCAATTATGTAGGATGAATCAGCCTAGAGAGCTAGTGTGTTTCATAAAACTatagtaaatatatattaaaaattatctcAAAAGGCATATCTTACATGCTTTTATCGTACCCCAAAATGTAGCTGTGGAAGGGGATAGACATGTCAGCTTGATTGCCAGAAGTAATGAAAACATTTGTGatctatttgttctttttttctctgttcttaTACATGTACATCTTAcatgaatatatttcattttagaaaacGAAATAAATCCAATTGAACAATGTCACAACATAGTATGAAGCTGGAGACCTGACACTAGAATTCTGATTCATTGTTGTTTTCATTAGACTATAAGGCTTATTTGTTGTTATAGTGCATTTTATTGTTATGACAGCTCTGGAATTCAGCTAGCCTACAGAACACACCAAAAGGATCCAATTCCTCTGTAAAATACCACTGTATATAAGTAGAACTGGGGGAGGCTGTTATGGGATAACACttaaatataacattttctttgttaaattttatttatatttatcagtATTAATTTCCACACTTCAATGTTGCTTAGCTGTCCTGGATTCAGCTGTCACGCCTGGCCCACATTATTCAAAGACTTTTCTCATGAGAGATGGGAAAAATACTCTTCCATGTGTATTTTATGAAATTGTGAGTATTTTAAAGTGTTCATTTTCAATGTCTATGGCTactaccactaccaccaacaAAAGACCACATGAAAATACAGGCCACAGTCCCATCGCAGTTGAAATTCTTTTAGCAAAAGGACTATATAATTCATGAGCCATTATGGGAGATTATTAGTTTCCTGGAATCAACTTCTTTCTAGTTTATAGGAAGCCTTATCCAGGTTAGGGCCATTCATCTATGACAAGTTATATGTGTATACCTAGCTATCTTGTAAGTAACACAGAGAATCATGTCATTGGGGTAATTGATCACATTATAAATTAGACATTGAAGTTTAGATGaagtaataaataatttttgactTTTATCTTTTGAACAACAGGATCGTGAACTTCCAAGACTGATCAGAGGCCGAGTTCACAGGTGTGTTGGGCACTATGACCCAGCCAAGAACATTTTCAAGTGTGTGTCTGTTAGACCAGCATCTGCTTCTGAACAAAAGACTTTCCAAGCATTTGTTGCCATTGCTGATGCTGAGATGAAGTATCATactaaaataatgaatgaaatgtAAATAGTGACAAAGGGAGTCATAAGTATAGATTGAAGTATTTGCTCTTATTAATTTATCTCTTACATGGTTTTATCACtcttgtttttctgtattttacatctttttataaaaataaaacttttgttatAGATTTGACCCAAACAGCGTGgctagatttttttctaattttgaagTTTTATTGAGCTATGCTTTACATTTGCTAAATTTGAAGAACCACTTCAAATAAAAATGCTCACTGCAATAGACAGAAATAGATACTTCATCTATTTGATTTTAGCCACAGGGCTGAAAACTGTATCTTAGGTGTAGGTGATTCTTTCACATTAGATAATATATTTGAGTTAGCTCCCAAACCATCAGACTTCAAAGGACAGACACTACTGGAGGCACCTCACTATCAGTGACAAGAGAGATATGAGTATTGTTTTAAGTGTTATTTTGCAACTGTTAGTTTATACAGGTCATTTAGTTACTTcaattatttagaaaatattttgatttgTTGAGTActtcatacattgtattttgatcagaTTCACTCCTTTCCCCAATTTCTCTGAGATTCCCCACTTTTATATCCACCCAACTTGGTGTCCTCTTTTAAAAACCCATGGACTCTAATTTATGTTGTCCATGTACTCATGGGTTGACTTAAAGAATTGAACCTACTGTATTCTAttccgtttttttttttggttaaaattCAGGAAAATTTTAACTAGGATTTAAAAGCCGTTTGCCTATATATAACTTTAAGTTATAATTACCATTCAACAATGATGCCTCAAGGcactctgggcttttcttttttgattcatTGCATTACCTTCTCATCTGTGTGTTATGCCACTCCATTCTTCTTTGCTGTCCTTGCTTTTGGATGGACTCATAGTCATATTTCAGCTGATGTCTTTCCTTGATTTACAGGATGGAAGTTAGACAAAGTGATGTGGTCTGATGcctcttaaaatgttttaacaacAAGGAAGATGTCCAACTCTAAGCAGCTTTATTTTCTCCACAAATGCCATAATAACTCATGAGTTATTTTTCAGTCTGAAATGATTCATGCTGTCTAGTCTGTGAAACTTAAAAGCATATATTGAGAAAAGTCTTATTTCCAGTTGCATTATCTGAGAGCTCTATCCAGTGTGGAGAAGTGAGAGATAGGATGCATTAAATAGGGAAAAGGGAGACCAAATTATAGGGTAGCTTATTTGGCCACCACTAAGAGTTACTTAGACATTAGCATCTAGCACCCACATTTAAGGGTAGACCCATAGGCATTAATTCCCCTACAGTTTCAAGTTCTGAATGTGTGAGTGTCAGTTCATGGAACCATAGGAACCCAACGCTAgggtacaaaaacaaacaaacaaacaaacaggcaaaacagGTCTGAGGTAACCCTGCCAAGactctacatcagtggttctcaaccttgtgggttgtgaccctcttgacaaacctctgtctccaaaaatacttacattatgatccaaagcagtagcaaaattagttatgaaatagtaatgaaaataattttatggttggggggtcactacaacatgaggaactctattaaagggccacagcattaggaaggttgagaaccactgctctatgtgGAGTAGGTTGAAGTCTGCAGAACTTCTTGCCATAGCTATGTCTGGATTAAGGGAGGACAGATGAGAATCTGACACTATATAAGATGTATTTgataacatttgaaaaaaaagaacatgtataAACATTACTCACTGTCTCTATTTTATTAGACAGTGAGACTGCTAGTCAGCAAGTTGGGGGCTCTTTATGTTTCTGAACCAAAAGTAAAGAAGGAATTGCTATACTGCCTGAGGTAATTTAATCATAGctaacaaagaataaaatacttcTTGTATACAATGAGGAAAAGATCATATCTAATttccaggaattttttttatatgaGCTTCATTTGTAATTGCCCCAACTGGGAGCAACTAAGACGTTCTTTGTCAGGTTAATGGGTAAACTATGGTACTACAGACAGTGAAATGTCAATTCACAACTAAAAGAATCAGAAATGTAAGTTATATTACTAAGAGAATAAAGCCAACCATAGgatcttttttttgtgtgtcaaCAAATCAAAGGCAGCTATTCTAGCAATTCAATGAAGGCAGAACTATTGAAGATTCATATTCCTGAAGAATGATGAAAAGAGAACACAGGATAAGTATAGAATGGGACATTAAAAGTATCAACTATAATCTTAtgattgtcttagtttgggtttttattgctgtgaagaggcaccatgaccatgacagttcttataaaggaaacatttaattgagggggctcgcttacagttcagaggttcagtccatcatggcagggagcatggtggcatgcaggcagatgtgatgctggagctgagagtcttacatcttgactcagaggcaacaggaagtccactgactgtcacactgagtgaagcttgagaaaaagattttaaagcctgaccccacagtgacacacttccaacagaaggtgtgacccagattaaaggtgtgctctccATCCTCAAGGTTTGAATTGAAGGGGTatgtcatccagcctcctccaccaagaccacattttctccaacaaggccacacctcccaatagtgccactccctatgagtttatggggccaaatacattcaaactatcacaatgATCAAATGGAAAAGCTGACACTGGGAAGGTATCTAAGATCTAAGAAGACTGGTTAGGATGATGGTGGAGGGCACTATTAAGATTTTTTCCTAGAGAAGTTAGAAGCCAGAAGTAACTGAATAGGAtacaaatccatttttttttcttttggctggaGGAGGAATTGAACAGGATGTGGTAGAgtctctcttttctcttattcctgtccttcctgtgtgtcttcatAAGCTTGGGTCCTTATAGTTGAAGGTTTCTCTCTTAGCTGGAATATGTTTTTGGGGAATTTGGTTGTAGTGAAATATTCTGCTACCCttgaaatatttctgaaatatgtCTCTTTCACAGTGGTATTCAAAGACCACAGATAGACTTTTGTTCATATGATAGAGCCTAagctttttttttcaacatttttttcaagacagggtttctctgtgtagctttgtgccttttctggaactcgctttggagaccaagctggcctcgaactcacagagatccacctgcctctgcctcccgagtgctggaattaaaggcgtgtgccaccactgcccggctagagcCTAAGCTTTAATGCTTCTAAGATATTTAAGAGTCTTCACAGCAAGGTCCTTGTTTATTTTTAGGCCTCTCAAACTATTCCCCCCAAATACAGGATCCAGCGTAAAGGACAACTGCTGATTCCCTAGACAGACAAAGAGCATCTCTCTGAGGTGCTCGCTATCCCCATGGCCCTCAAAGTACAATAACACATGATCAGTGACTAATCAGTCACTGCTACAGGACTCCAAGAGAATTTGTCCTAGAGAGGTCTTGAATAATtaattattttgtcttatttaatgaGTTCCTCCAGGATCTAGACTCCTCTGGGATGCAGAGCCCCTTAGTCCCAGGGATGAGCAGAATGAGAAATGTGAGCAGGGATGGTAGAGACACAGGTGATGACTACAGAGGCTGTTTTTCCTTTGTCAATACTGAATAAATGGGAACAGGATCTTGGACCAGAGCCCTGGAGTCACCCTGAGACATTCTGGGTAAGTTCGGAGGAAGGTGAATGAGCTGGGGCCTTCATGTCCCTAACTGGAAGGTCTTAATCTCCCAGGTCTTGTGATATTCTGTAAGACTTTTTTTTCCAGATATATTTTCCATCTCTGTGCCTCTCAGGTATTTTCCACATTGTAGAATTGTTCTGATTAGATGTTGCAACATATATTTTTAGTATAGTATTCATTAGTATTACTATGCAATATATTATAACAAGATTATATCATTTTAACATAGTGACATCTCTGTGAGGTCGGCATTTTGTACAGATGTTCTTGTTATATATTGGATTATTCAAGAGTTGGTGActatgtcagaggagcagcaatTGACTTCAGGGGATCGGTCCACCAACATGCCAggcactgatgggtgaatctcagataggcaaggctcAGAGACCCTTGGCTCCAGTATGTCTCTTACCACTGCACTGTCTTTGCATAGGTAAAGGCATGATATGGTGTTGCCCCCCGCCCCTGATAGAGTAGGGgctgcagaggatagaaaataagaataagGAAATGCCACATAGCTAGTTTCTCTGGAGGAGCTGTGTAGACTGTGGTTTTGGGTAATGAttcagaaaaacaattgagtcccagaagCTAAGTTACCTTAAGTTCTTTCAATATTGAGAGATatgttcacaggttttggtgcatcatagctaaaacaaagctttaagtATGACTTAAGGTTTGGTTAAGATGTTTTTGCTAGTGCCTTTGAAATAGAAAAtctttgaaaacaatttaaagtttagaaggGCATACTTTTAATAGCTGAGTGAGGGACTTGTTGAGGTCAGAGGCAGGAACAATGGTAGCCTGGCTATTGCTTGCTGAtgtacctttcttgctaggacGGGTTGGTGATCAAGGGTGAAGATTAATTCTTTATACCCATTTCTGTTCTCAGCTTTCTGATGGAAAAAACTGTTGAGTAATAAGTATGTACCCTGAGGATCTTAGTAGAGATGACTGATtcctttttatatataaaagtttagattcgtgtgtcttttaagatttcttataaggTTAcgttttgagataaataataaaatgattggtcctttctttgtaatgaCAAAATGCAGCTTGCTgacaaaagaactgggcatgAAAAAATActttgcttgcttacactctgttaatctatgacaagttgcttgggtataaACGTATGTGGGTT from the Peromyscus eremicus chromosome 8a, PerEre_H2_v1, whole genome shotgun sequence genome contains:
- the Spata22 gene encoding spermatogenesis-associated protein 22 isoform X6, with translation MKRNLNENSTRSTAGCLPVPLFNQKKRNRQPLTSNPLQNDPDWAWEAVNPEVTPLKKTMNTSYRGDNRNTSLRTWDKNDFRPQYKTASSAANSEFSSSSVDLGAQRQKQSGTPEFPHLHGNRETEVLRQTCFSKVPGPIVKGPDRASALQAFKPRFQQNQFKKTVLGDTPGENTLKEAPLRQLKEKDNSLRIISAVIESMRYWRAQVQKTVLLFEILVLISTLQCCLAVLDSAVTPGPHYSKTFLMRDGKNTLPCVFYEIDRELPRLIRGRVHRCVGHYDPAKNIFKCVSVRPASASEQKTFQAFVAIADAEMKYHTKIMNEM
- the Spata22 gene encoding spermatogenesis-associated protein 22 isoform X3, with protein sequence MKRNLNENSTRSTAGCLPVPLFNQKKRNRQPLTSNPLQNDPDWAWEAVNPEVTPLKKTMNTRQIPASASYPLKSQDSVTKSIQSNAERSQSGWGYRGDNRNTSLRTWDKNDFRPQYKTASSAANSEFSSSSVDLGAQRQKQSGTPEFPHLHGNRETEVLRQTCFSKVPGPIVKGPDRASALQAFKPRFQQNQFKKTVLGDTPGENTLKEAPLRQLKEKDNSLRIISAVIESMRYWRAQVQKTVLLFEILVLISTLQCCLAVLDSAVTPGPHYSKTFLMRDGKNTLPCVFYEIDRELPRLIRGRVHRCVGHYDPAKNIFKCVSVRPASASEQKTFQAFVAIADAEMKYHTKIMNEM
- the Spata22 gene encoding spermatogenesis-associated protein 22 isoform X4 — translated: MKRNLNENSTRSTAGCLPVPLFNQKKRNRQPLTSNPLQNDPDWAWEAVNPEVTPLKKTMNTRQIPASASYPLKSQDSVTKSIQSNAERSQSGWGYRGDNRNTSLRTWDKNDFRPQYKTASSAANSEFSSSSVDLGAQRQKQSGTPEFPHLHGNRETEVLRQTCFSKVPGPIVKGPDRASALQAFKPRFQQNQFKKTVLGDTPGENTLKEAPLRQLKEKDNSLRIISAVIESMRYWRAQVQKTVLLFEILAVLDSAVTPGPHYSKTFLMRDGKNTLPCVFYEIDRELPRLIRGRVHRCVGHYDPAKNIFKCVSVRPASASEQKTFQAFVAIADAEMKYHTKIMNEM
- the Spata22 gene encoding spermatogenesis-associated protein 22 isoform X2, with protein sequence MKRNLNENSTRSTAGCLPVPLFNQKKRNRQPLTSNPLQNDPGISTVSDSYGSPPLPTDWAWEAVNPEVTPLKKTMNTRQIPASASYPLKSQDSVTKSIQSNAERSQSGWGYRGDNRNTSLRTWDKNDFRPQYKTASSAANSEFSSSSVDLGAQRQKQSGTPEFPHLHGNRETEVLRQTCFSKVPGPIVKGPDRASALQAFKPRFQQNQFKKTVLGDTPGENTLKEAPLRQLKEKDNSLRIISAVIESMRYWRAQVQKTVLLFEILAVLDSAVTPGPHYSKTFLMRDGKNTLPCVFYEIDRELPRLIRGRVHRCVGHYDPAKNIFKCVSVRPASASEQKTFQAFVAIADAEMKYHTKIMNEM
- the Spata22 gene encoding spermatogenesis-associated protein 22 isoform X5, whose protein sequence is MKRNLNENSTRSTAGCLPVPLFNQKKRNRQPLTSNPLQNDPGISTVSDSYGSPPLPTDWAWEAVNPEVTPLKKTMNTSYRGDNRNTSLRTWDKNDFRPQYKTASSAANSEFSSSSVDLGAQRQKQSGTPEFPHLHGNRETEVLRQTCFSKVPGPIVKGPDRASALQAFKPRFQQNQFKKTVLGDTPGENTLKEAPLRQLKEKDNSLRIISAVIESMRYWRAQVQKTVLLFEILVLISTLQCCLAVLDSAVTPGPHYSKTFLMRDGKNTLPCVFYEIDRELPRLIRGRVHRCVGHYDPAKNIFKCVSVRPASASEQKTFQAFVAIADAEMKYHTKIMNEM
- the Spata22 gene encoding spermatogenesis-associated protein 22 isoform X1 encodes the protein MKRNLNENSTRSTAGCLPVPLFNQKKRNRQPLTSNPLQNDPGISTVSDSYGSPPLPTDWAWEAVNPEVTPLKKTMNTRQIPASASYPLKSQDSVTKSIQSNAERSQSGWGYRGDNRNTSLRTWDKNDFRPQYKTASSAANSEFSSSSVDLGAQRQKQSGTPEFPHLHGNRETEVLRQTCFSKVPGPIVKGPDRASALQAFKPRFQQNQFKKTVLGDTPGENTLKEAPLRQLKEKDNSLRIISAVIESMRYWRAQVQKTVLLFEILVLISTLQCCLAVLDSAVTPGPHYSKTFLMRDGKNTLPCVFYEIDRELPRLIRGRVHRCVGHYDPAKNIFKCVSVRPASASEQKTFQAFVAIADAEMKYHTKIMNEM